GTCGGATTGGAGGGGATAGCGATCTAAAACTTGAAATCCTCTACCCCAGACTCTTAGAGTTGAACCAAAAGTTAGCGCTTTCCGATGGAACAGATTGGTTGGCAAGAATTTATTTTCATGATAAAGGCTCAAAGGAATTTTTTCGCAACAAGATCAATTTTTTGCTGGGGATAGGTTCCAGAAGTTCTTTGTTAAGCATTCTTGAGGTTTATTATCAAGGGATTTTGGAAAAAGGAATGGCTAAAATGACCGAAGATGATTTTTCAACCCTGAAGAGGATTTTTTCAGAGTTTTCCACCTTAGTAAAATCATCAGAGGAAGGGACCATTGAGAATAGGATCCACGATAAACTCAGTATCCTGGTGCCTTTGATGGTCAAATCCGACCGAAAGGAATTCCTGCATTACCTGCTAAATTTCCTGTCAAATGCTTGCTCAGGTAAAACTGATCATATTTTGGGCCATTTTTTTGATGCAGAAAATGAATTTGATGAGGAATTCCTGATTGACTTATTGTACAATCATTCTCCCAATCTTGACATATACCGGGAAGGATATCACCTTGCCAAGATACTTGACTATTTCTTCGCCAAGCGTGGCTTCGATTGGGTTCTTCAATTTAGTGAACGGAGATTGGAGATCAGAGTAGAGCGTGAGGCAGAATACGCCAATACATACTATGGTGTTTACGGAAAAAGGAATTTCGATTTTAATCGACCAGAATTCCTGAAGGATATAGGGAACCAGAATGCAATATTCAAGAGTGCCTTAAAATGGTACATGAAATTAGATTCAGAAAAAGCTCATTTTTTGGTGGAAGACCCTTGGCAAATCTTAAGGACATTTGTGTCTGACACCATTGACATTGATTTCTTAAAAGATGAACTTGGTCATTGGATAGGCAAAAACCAAAATGTCGACACGATATTTAGGTTCACATTGGCTCTTGTTTTGTTCCGAAATCAACTCTCTACCCTTCAGCCAAGGATAATAGAAGCAAACAGGATAATTGATCATAATTTCAAAGATTTGGTTGGCAAAGGAACATTGGATAAATATGACCTTGAGGGAAGGGATACAGCATACATTCAATTTGTACATCTTCTACTCCGGTTCAATGAAGAACCATTTATTACGGGAAAGGAACGAACAGCAAAACTTATGTCAGAAATTCTTTTCAGCGAACTCCACCTTTTTCCCAAGTTAGAATTTGAAGATCTATTTGGGAAATAAATAACTTCTTTTCCACATCCACCTTCAGTTACATCCAGTTACTGACTGTTATCTAGGGGTATTGCTAGGAATAGCTTATCCACTTACATTGACTTTATGAGTTCAACTTCGGAATATATAGCCACCTGTAAAAACCTGCTTTGTAAGGGTAAGTAAATGAAAAATAATATCACCCCTACAGACGCAAAAAACGCTTAAATAATTAAATTTAAGCGTTTTTCTAATGTTAAAAGCGGTCCGGACGGGACTCGAACCCGCGACCCCGTGCGTGACAGGCACGTATTCTAACCAACTGAACTACCGAACCGTTGCAATTCTCAATTGCGTTGCAAAGTTATGTGGTTTTTTCTTTTATGCAATAGTCGGATGAAAAAAATGTTAAGAATTATCACCTGTTTGTGTGCCGGAAGGCATAATATCCTCTTTTTCAGATACGTAGCTTTCCTGTGTTTTTTCTCTAAATTGTATCTCCCACGGACCCGCCATCCAGTCAATCGTCCATAGCCCCCACATTCGGGAGATTCCGTCAAACTGACCTTTATAATTTACACTGTGTTTATCAATATACTGCTTAAGGATATTGACCGATAAATCCTCAGACAGGATACCGGAAAGGATAAACATTCCTACCACATCGTATCCTGAGCCGGAAATGCTGTTGCCATCGATGGATATCAGAAGTCCTTCCATTTCCTCGCGGTGGTTATACTGTTTCCACCAGCCTGTACATCGTTTGTGTTCAGCCATAAAACGGATATTATTCACCAATTCTTTTCCCGATAATAAGCACTTTCGGTGCGTTGCCCGGAGTTACAAATCTAGCCCCGCTTTCTGTAACACCTTCATCTTCAAACGTTCCTTGTTGAGGATTAAACCATTTCCACGGCAAACCAGCCGGTAGAGAAGGAATCCTGATTTCGCCCCCCTTGTTGAGATAACTGATATAAAATTTGCCATCAACAGCCAGCAACGGCAGGTTGTTTTCGGTAAGATCCCACCGTTTTTCCATATCGGCAAAATCGTAACCGTCGAAAGCTTTTGCCAGATACCCCACATAGCGGCTGCCTTCCATATCGAGGGCTTCCCGCCACGATTTGTTTTGGCTGGCCCACGAAGTCCAGCCATCTTCGTCAGGCGAGACTTTCCACTGCCAGATTCCAGCGGCCCCATATACTACGCCCATGGTTCCTCCTGACATAAGTTGCATCCATGCCTCTTCGCCCTGCCACCATCCGAGGCCATTTTTACCATCGTTCATGCCCTCATAAGTAGGTTCTCCGTTGGCTGATGCTTTTACCGGAAGGTTGTTGTACATTCGCTCCACCTTGTGGTATAAGTGTTCGCCACCATGGCCTGTTTGAGCCCACTGGAAGTCGAGCCAGTTTTCGGCCTGCCAGGCTTTGTTGTAGTGTTCGCAGTGTTTGAGCGGGTTGTTGATGGCCCATTCGGCAATATAGTCATCACAGGGGTTGTAATGAAGGCCTGTAGGCTGGTGGTAACAGTCCCATTTTTCCATCATTTCACCACTTTCCTTTACGCCGGGGTCTATGCCGCCATTATCACCTGCAAGAAGCCAAAATGCCGGTTTGCTTCCATAACGGGCGAGGAGGTATTTGCAGTAACGCACGTACTCATCCGGATCGATGGTATTTCCCAGCACATCCAGTCCTTTCCAGCCAAAACCGTGAAAAACAGGTTGATAGACAGGCACAATTTCATGATCAATGAGGATATCGGTCAGGGAATCGAGGTATTGAAAATAGCCGGGGTTTAATTGATTGATGTGCCCATCGGCCAGGTCTGCAAATCCACGGGTAAAACCCATGGGCGTATTTCTGGCATCAGGGCCTTCGGCATGCATGTCTGGCTGTACGCTCATGAGGAGGGCCGCGTTAAAGCCCTTTTGCTGGCGGTCAGTTGCATAGACGGTTACCTGGTCGGTGGTTGCCCGGAAAGGAATAGACCAGGGGGTATCTCCAATCAGTAAAAAGGAAGTACCGTCGTGGTGAACGACGTTTCTTTTCCCCGGCGACATTTTTAGCAGACCATGAGTAGAGAAACGGTTGCTGTTGGAGGCAGGCACTGCCCGGATTTTACCCGTTTTCCCGTGAAGATTTTGATCATTTTCCGGAGAGGCGTAGGTTTTCCATTGCCAGGTGGAGTGATTGTCGGGAGATGCAAACCGAATTTTCCAGGTATTTCCGCCATCCCAGAATCCGGGCCGGACAAGAGTTTCACCAGATTCGTTGGAGAATGAGGCCCAGAGCTCTACGTCTGAATAGGGATTCGCGTAGGTATTTTCCGTGTGAAGAGATATTTCGAAGGTTTCCCATTGAGGGATTTGGGGTATGGATTCACAAGCCATAAATGCGGCTATCCAAAATAACAGGAAAAATCGAGCGAAAGGATTGGAGGGCATGGGTTTTGGTTTTTGCCCTAAAATAAGGTTTGATTTTGAAAAATGCAGGAAAATAGGAGAAAAGGTGAAGAAGGATGAGTGGTTTTCGCGAACTGCAGTCGCAGAGTTCTTTAGGGCAGGTTTGAAACAGATTTTAGATTGATGTTATGGTTTAATGGGTTGATTGTCAGTGTTTTGTGGGTTTTTTGTATCCGTTTGTAACGGTTTGTAAGGGTTTCCAACGGATTGTAACGGATTGCAACGGTTTTTTTGTGGTAATTATTTGATTATCATTAGTTTATGATTTTTTATATCCGTTTATAACGGTTATTTGATGGATGGGTAATTTGTTGATTATCAGGATTTTAATAATTATTATACGGAATTATCAACTTATTGGGATAAACCACGAAGGACACCAGGAAGCCACGAGGGACACAAAGCACAGTTTCCTTGTGTCCTTTGTGAGGCCTTTGTGAGTCTGCTTATGCAGATGGTTTCTGCTTCGCTTCGGAAAGATTACCTTCTCCCAATTGCTTTACAATTCCGTTATTATATCGTTTGTAACGGTTTGTAGCGGATTGAAACGGATTTTAAACGGTTTTGGGGGGTAATTGGTTGATTATCAAAAATTTAACAATCTATGTATCCGTTGGAAACGGTTTGAAACGGTTTTTAGTAGTAATTATTTGATTATCAGTATTTTATGATTTTTTTTATCCGTTTGAAACGGTTTGAAACGGTTTGAAACGGTTTGAAACGGTTTGTAACGGATTTCAGATTGCAATGTCTTGATTATCAATGTTTTGTAAATTTCTGTATCCGTTTGAAACGGTTTGTAACGGATTTTAGATTGATGGTATGGTTTAATTGGTTGATTACCAGGGTTTTATATGTTTCTGTATCCGTTTGCAACGGTTTTTTTTTGGAGGAATTTCCTGATTATCAGGATTTTACTAATTATTATACCGTTTGAAACGGTTTGTAACGGATTCCAGCCGATTCCAACGGATTGTAACGGTTTCCAACGGTTTTCAACGGATTGTAACGGTTTCCAACGAATTATAACGGTTTCCAACGGATTTCAACGGATTTCAACGGTTTTCAACGGATTGTAACGGTTTCCAACGGATTCTAACGGTTTCCAACGGTTTTCAACGGATTCTAACGGTTTCCAACGGTTTCCAACGGTTTCCAACGGATTCTACCGGTTTGTAGCGGATTCCAGCCGATTCCAACGGTTGGTTTCCAACGGTTTTCAACGGATTGTAACGGTTTCCAATGGTTTGTAACGGATTGTAACGGTTTCCAACGGTTTGTAACGGATTCTAACGGTTTGTAACGGATTCCAGCCGATTCCAACTGATTGTAACGGATTCCAGCCGATTCCAACTGATTGTAACGGTTTCCAACGGTTTTCAACGGATTCCAACGGTTGGTTTCCAACGGATTCCAACGGTTGGTTTCCAACGGTTGGAAACGGATTTCAACGGTTTCCAGCCGATTCCAACGGTTTCTAACGGATTCCAGCCGATTCCAACGGTTTCAACCGCTCCAACCGTTTCCGCCCTCATAACCCCTCACGCCTTTTCCCCGCCCCCCCCAAAAAAAAACGGGCATGCAACTACCTGGTGTTAGTTCCATGCCCGGAGAATCAGCGCTGAAATTGCCTATGCCTTAGCCAATTGTACGCTGATCATCAGTTTTACATCTTCTCCTACCAACAGCCCACCTGATTCGGTTACTGCATTCCATGTGAGGTTGAAGTCTTTGCGGTTGATATTTCCGGTAATCTCAAATCCTGCTTTGCTGTTGCCCCATGGATCTTTTACCGTCCCATTGTAATCTACATCAAGTGTAACTGTTTTGGTGATG
The Bacteroidia bacterium DNA segment above includes these coding regions:
- a CDS encoding DUF4038 domain-containing protein; protein product: MPSNPFARFFLLFWIAAFMACESIPQIPQWETFEISLHTENTYANPYSDVELWASFSNESGETLVRPGFWDGGNTWKIRFASPDNHSTWQWKTYASPENDQNLHGKTGKIRAVPASNSNRFSTHGLLKMSPGKRNVVHHDGTSFLLIGDTPWSIPFRATTDQVTVYATDRQQKGFNAALLMSVQPDMHAEGPDARNTPMGFTRGFADLADGHINQLNPGYFQYLDSLTDILIDHEIVPVYQPVFHGFGWKGLDVLGNTIDPDEYVRYCKYLLARYGSKPAFWLLAGDNGGIDPGVKESGEMMEKWDCYHQPTGLHYNPCDDYIAEWAINNPLKHCEHYNKAWQAENWLDFQWAQTGHGGEHLYHKVERMYNNLPVKASANGEPTYEGMNDGKNGLGWWQGEEAWMQLMSGGTMGVVYGAAGIWQWKVSPDEDGWTSWASQNKSWREALDMEGSRYVGYLAKAFDGYDFADMEKRWDLTENNLPLLAVDGKFYISYLNKGGEIRIPSLPAGLPWKWFNPQQGTFEDEGVTESGARFVTPGNAPKVLIIGKRIGE